The genomic DNA ATGGTGTTTTGACGCATGCTAACCTCTGCAGTTGACAGAGCTAAACTTGGGAAATAACATTCTTTTGGAGATTCCAGTGGTTCTGAAGCACCTGCATGCATTAAGAAAGCTGTATTTGTTCGGAAACAAGATCGAAAGTTTACCACCATATATTTTCGGTAGGTTATGTTTTGGGAATTTAAGAGCGACGTTTTGTTCTGGGCAGACCCACTTTGTCTCACAATCAGGCCATTTGTCAAAATTGAAAAATAGTTTAATAAGAATATTCATCAGAGATAGCCTAGTTTTAGCCTATGCACTTGTGGCATCATGCAGTAAACCATAGATATACAAACCCTCTTTATCTCAACTGCAGGTTCAATGGTTTTATGGAGCATGTGGGTGCTCTACAACTTGGAGCACCTTTTGTGGATCCTTGATGTagatgcagtaggcctaggctatctTAGCTTTTAAGAAGTcacttttaatttattattttaattatgaaTTACGATGTATAATAATGATGCTTTTGCATAGTCTACAAGAAAAGACTGGCAGGTAGACAGGTTAATTTTAGGtggtttataataataataataataattatcaggcctattattattattattattattatttacaaaaatatttacAAGCTGGCAAGATCATGCTCATGGCTAGTTTATTATGGGCATATTTTAAGTTGTCTTGACAAGTGAAAACATTATGAAGAGTGAACTCTACAGGGAATATCAACTGTCCTCTACAGAAGAACTACCAAACCTTACACTTCTCAATGTGAACCATAATAAAATCAAAGTCATACCTCCACAGATAAAAAGGTGGGTacacaaaatagcctacatgccTCCTTCATGTCATGACAATGTATTCATACAAAGACATTCTTGACAAAGGATTATAATGATCATTTTGCTAATCGCAGGTCTACTTTCTTGCAGCCTTGTGAATCTGGAGGTTTTCAGTATCATGGATAACCTGCTAGAGTGTGTCCCTGCTGAGCTAGGTTGTCTTGTCCAACTAACTGAAATCAATCTGAACAACAACAAAGTGTCCTCCTTGCCACCAGTGTTGGGCAGACTGTCTAATCTGAGGAAACTGTACTTGGCAAGAAACAACCTGTATGAACTGCCTGAGGTACAATGGTGTTTGTGAAACTTATTTCTAGTGATTGTTTGAGAAAGAACTACAAATCTTACGTTTTCCCCCTTTCCGGTTTTGTTGATCTTTCATTTTTCCCCCCATTTAGGGCATTAGTGGCTGCAAAAGTCTCAGAATACTGGATGTTGCTGGAAACCTTCTGACCATGTTTCCTACTGATGTATGTGGTTGGTGGCTAAAGAGATGGAtgaacacttacacacacacacgcacagtgatTCGGAATTGGTATTCCTTTATGAATTACATCAGGGGCTAAGATGAGCTTGTCAATTCCATTTCTGTCCTGAATACTTTATTTGCTCATCCAAAAAATACCAATATCTGACTATCTTCATTTACTTAATAAGATAAGGAGAGAAATAATAGACTTTAAATTTTCCACTAACCGTCTTGTTTCCTTTTGTGCCTCAGTTTGGTTTCCTTGCCCTGGAGGAGCTGCTTTGTGAGGGCAATAGTCTTGTCCATGCAGAACTAATGACGTCTGTTCAGGAGATAGAGGTTTTGTCATTAAAGGTGAGTTTGAAtagcaggtaggcctactctcTCCCATTGTATAGTTCTCTACTATAACACAACAGGCATAGACCAGTTAtatgtgtttataatgtgtCATTTGTATTACAGAATACAATAGATACAGTATATTAAATTGGAATCAAAATGgtaaaatgaacaaaataaGACTGTATGTCCATCCATTGGTGTCAGAGCcattaggcctatatgagaGTGGGACAGGACCCACTCACTTTTTACTATTATTAGTTTGGACTTGGAGTTGATAACAGGTTAGCAaatatggttttgggaaatgccCCAGAGCTAGAGGCTACTGTGGGTGAGGCTGTATCTGACTGTGATGACCTGAGCTTGTTC from Alosa alosa isolate M-15738 ecotype Scorff River chromosome 20, AALO_Geno_1.1, whole genome shotgun sequence includes the following:
- the lrrc69 gene encoding leucine-rich repeat-containing protein 69; this translates as MANNLIIRALSANAKSFSLSSRKISDLPKSIARLKCILALHLNNNLLSVLPTELKSLQRLTELNLGNNILLEIPVVLKHLHALRKLYLFGNKIESLPPYIFEELPNLTLLNVNHNKIKVIPPQIKSLVNLEVFSIMDNLLECVPAELGCLVQLTEINLNNNKVSSLPPVLGRLSNLRKLYLARNNLYELPEGISGCKSLRILDVAGNLLTMFPTDFGFLALEELLCEGNSLVHAELMTSVQEIEVLSLKELAAREVLMEKRNQCSVVHRTLPLYPELVSMLSQWGWCAVCHKPFLTTWLECVQFVNLKKDMGMKRNLTVPVRAVLCSYTCFNEKGHSYYGIASTV